The DNA window CCGAATAGAGCCTTGAATCAATCGCACTGAAGTGGCCTTGTTGGGTGTCGGTGGAGAAGCCTCGTAACTCCTTCATCTCACACTCGCAGGGCCATTTCAATGTCCGGCCTTCACCTCAATACGACGGATTGGAGCTAGCTCTTCTTCGGGACCAATTGAAGAGGGCGGGGAGCTTCGGCTCCCCGCCTTTCTCATTTCTGGGAGTTGGCTGGCTTGCCGTTATCCTCGTTCGGATGATGGGAACGATCTGGCTCGTCGGAATGATGGGTGCTGGCAAGAGCGCGGTCGGGAATGCCCTGGCGGCGCAGCTCGGCGTTCCCTTCTTCGACGCAGACGCCGAGATCGAGCGTGAGGCGGGTCTGGGCATTCCGAAGATCTTCGACGCGGAGGGAGAGGCCGGCTTCCGGGAACGGGAGCGAGGCGTCATTGCCGGGCTGGCCGGGAAGAGGGCGGTGATCGCTCTCGGAGGGGGTGCGATCGCCCAACCGGGCCAGGCGGAGGCGTTGGCGGCCGCCGGAACCGTGGTGTACCTGCGGGCGAAGCTGGAGACCCTGCTGGCGCGCGTCGGCCAGGACGAGACGCGCCCCTTGCTCGCCGGGCTGGATACGGAGGGACGGCATCGCCGCCTGGCATCGCTGCTCGGGGAAAGGCGTGGAGCCTATGAGACGGCTTCCCTGGTGATCGATACCGATGATCGCGAGATTGCCGGTCTGGCCATGGAGCTCGCGAAACGTCTGGAGGATGCCTCGTGACGAGTCGTCGACGATCGACCTCCAGCGTGCCGTCTCGCCGCGTGCGCGTGGCCCTGGGCGAGCGCAGCTACCCGATCGAGATCGGCGTCGGAACCCTCGACGCCGTAGGGCCGGCCGTGGCAGCAGCCACCGGAGCGCGCCGAGCGATCTTGATCAGCGTGCCGCCGGTGGCGCGGCGTTATGCGGGGCGGGTCGAACGCTCCCTGCGCGAGGCCGGCATCCGTCCGAAGCGGCTGATCGTCCCCGACGGCGAACGGACCAAGAACCTGGGCCAGGCCGCGAAGCTCTACGATGCTTGTCTGGCCGCAGGCGCGGATCGCAGCAGCGTCATCGTCGCCCTGGGCGGCGGTGTCGTCGGTGATCTGGCCGGCTTCGTGGCGGCCACCCTGCTGCGCGGCATTCCCGTCGTCCAGATCCCGACTTCACTCCTGGCCATGGTTGATTCCAGCGTCGGTGGGAAGACCGGCGTGAATGTGGCCCGCGGAAAGAACCTCGTCGGGGCCTTCCACCAGCCGCGTCTCGTCTGGATCGATGCCGAAACCCTCGGCACGCTTCCGCCGCGCCAGCTATCGGCGGGCCTCGCGGAGGTCATCAAGCATGCCGCCATCCGGGACGAGCGCTTGTTCCGGCGTCTCGAGCGCGATTTCGACCGGCTGCTCGCCCTGGAGCCGGGGGTCCTCGTGCCGGTTCTTCAGCGCAATTGTGCCATCAAGGCAGCCGTGGTCAGCGAGGACGAACGGGAAACCGGCGCCCGCATGTTGCTGAACTTCGGGCACACCCTGGGCCACGCGGCCGAGGCGTTGAAGAAGTTCCGGGGTATCCTCCACGGGGAGGGGGTCGCGATGGGCATGGCCTTCGCTGCAGATCTCTC is part of the bacterium genome and encodes:
- a CDS encoding shikimate kinase — its product is MMGTIWLVGMMGAGKSAVGNALAAQLGVPFFDADAEIEREAGLGIPKIFDAEGEAGFRERERGVIAGLAGKRAVIALGGGAIAQPGQAEALAAAGTVVYLRAKLETLLARVGQDETRPLLAGLDTEGRHRRLASLLGERRGAYETASLVIDTDDREIAGLAMELAKRLEDAS
- the aroB gene encoding 3-dehydroquinate synthase yields the protein MPSRRVRVALGERSYPIEIGVGTLDAVGPAVAAATGARRAILISVPPVARRYAGRVERSLREAGIRPKRLIVPDGERTKNLGQAAKLYDACLAAGADRSSVIVALGGGVVGDLAGFVAATLLRGIPVVQIPTSLLAMVDSSVGGKTGVNVARGKNLVGAFHQPRLVWIDAETLGTLPPRQLSAGLAEVIKHAAIRDERLFRRLERDFDRLLALEPGVLVPVLQRNCAIKAAVVSEDERETGARMLLNFGHTLGHAAEALKKFRGILHGEGVAMGMAFAADLSEELGLAPSGTADRLCALLERAGLPTELPDFPRSAYLRALAVDKKKRDDHVHFVVLRAIGRAETRPLKLAEIWPSRRKLRRRGSGG